Proteins co-encoded in one Candidatus Bathyarchaeota archaeon genomic window:
- a CDS encoding aldehyde ferredoxin oxidoreductase family protein: MKLLGWTGTFLNIDLATGRAEAEQYDESLALNFLGGRGFAAKILWDRLKEGTDPLSPENLLIFAAGPLTAIGLPNSGKLVVASKSPLTGGYGDGNLGTLAAVYMRKAGYDALIIKGKAPKPVILHIKNDAVEFLDAKDLWGKSSFETEERLRERFPRTSGILSIGQAGENLVKFATVVSQEGRAGGRPGMGAVMGSKNLKAIVIEGTKPIPLAMPEEMRKLAADGYKEVLAKPLYGFWKRQGTMSTVEWSQENSVLPTFNFRRGIFDEAEGIGGFTMEKMKVANRGCPQCNMTCGNVVKDSEGKDAELDYENVVMLGSNIGLGNLSQVSTLNRLADEFGFDSISLGNVLGFAMEASEKGLIADKISWGDFDAIKTLIFDIAYRRGVGAVLAEGVRSAATAIGGESSDWAMHVKGLEISAYDCHAAPGMALAYGTSSIGAHHKDAWLITWEIKAGRENYDSAKADFLVQTQLIRGGFFEAVGVCRFPYNSLGLALEWYHKYLKAATGVDFSLQRINEISDRILNLIRAFWIREYGQKWNRDLDVPPMRWFKEPLVAGRLEGSVLNLEKYHSMLSAYYAKRSWDDSGIPKKSTLQKLGLQAEAQQLAIHVKLEE, encoded by the coding sequence ATGAAACTGTTAGGCTGGACTGGTACATTTTTAAACATAGACCTTGCAACAGGCAGAGCCGAAGCTGAGCAATACGATGAAAGTTTAGCGTTAAATTTTCTGGGCGGCAGAGGCTTTGCAGCTAAAATCCTATGGGACAGGCTCAAAGAAGGAACCGACCCTCTATCGCCCGAAAACCTGCTGATTTTCGCCGCTGGACCCCTCACTGCTATTGGTTTGCCTAACAGTGGCAAACTGGTTGTAGCTTCTAAAAGCCCGCTAACAGGCGGTTACGGCGACGGCAATCTTGGAACGTTAGCGGCGGTTTACATGCGCAAAGCTGGCTACGATGCCCTCATAATCAAGGGCAAAGCACCAAAACCAGTTATCCTTCACATAAAAAATGACGCTGTTGAGTTTTTGGATGCCAAAGATCTCTGGGGCAAAAGCTCCTTTGAAACTGAAGAACGCTTAAGAGAACGTTTCCCACGTACATCTGGCATATTATCCATTGGGCAAGCAGGTGAAAACCTTGTGAAATTCGCCACGGTTGTCTCCCAAGAGGGACGTGCTGGCGGGCGTCCAGGCATGGGCGCTGTTATGGGTTCTAAGAATCTTAAAGCCATTGTGATTGAGGGCACAAAGCCGATTCCTCTTGCAATGCCTGAGGAAATGCGTAAGCTTGCAGCGGACGGTTACAAGGAAGTCTTAGCGAAACCGCTCTATGGCTTCTGGAAACGACAAGGCACCATGTCAACGGTTGAATGGTCGCAGGAAAACAGTGTGCTTCCCACATTTAATTTTAGGCGGGGCATTTTTGATGAGGCTGAGGGCATTGGCGGGTTTACTATGGAAAAAATGAAAGTAGCCAACCGTGGTTGCCCCCAATGCAACATGACCTGCGGCAACGTCGTCAAAGACAGCGAAGGCAAAGACGCAGAGCTTGATTATGAGAACGTGGTAATGCTGGGCTCAAATATCGGTCTTGGCAATCTATCGCAGGTTTCCACCTTGAACCGCTTGGCGGATGAGTTTGGGTTTGATAGTATTTCTCTTGGCAACGTGCTTGGTTTTGCCATGGAAGCCAGCGAAAAAGGACTAATAGCCGACAAAATCAGCTGGGGCGATTTTGACGCAATCAAAACATTGATTTTTGATATTGCTTACAGGCGTGGTGTCGGCGCTGTTTTGGCTGAGGGCGTTCGCTCCGCCGCGACCGCTATTGGTGGGGAGTCAAGTGATTGGGCAATGCACGTTAAAGGCTTAGAAATCAGCGCTTACGACTGCCACGCTGCGCCTGGGATGGCTTTGGCTTATGGCACAAGTAGTATTGGTGCTCACCACAAAGATGCTTGGCTGATTACTTGGGAAATTAAAGCAGGCAGAGAAAACTACGACTCAGCAAAAGCTGATTTTCTAGTTCAGACTCAACTTATTCGCGGTGGATTTTTCGAAGCGGTTGGAGTTTGCCGTTTCCCCTACAACTCGCTGGGGTTGGCGCTGGAGTGGTACCATAAATACCTAAAGGCAGCAACAGGAGTAGACTTTTCTTTGCAACGCATAAACGAAATCAGCGACCGCATACTCAACTTGATTCGCGCTTTCTGGATCAGAGAGTACGGACAGAAGTGGAATCGGGATTTGGATGTTCCGCCTATGCGGTGGTTTAAAGAGCCCCTCGTTGCAGGTCGATTGGAAGGCTCAGTGCTCAATTTAGAAAAATACCACAGCATGCTTAGCGCTTATTATGCTAAGCGGAGCTGGGACGACAGCGGAATTCCGAAAAAATCAACTTTGCAAAAATTGGGTTTGCAAGCTGAGGCTCAGCAACTAGCCATCCATGTGAAACTGGAAGAGTAG
- a CDS encoding aminotransferase class I/II-fold pyridoxal phosphate-dependent enzyme, translating into MKKENGNKNVLRKAFVRSRKSIIALAAPFTVRKIYFLDYTSVVAIGNTTLAHVKVTSRASNIEYAIRDVIAHTEHLVKNGKKIYYLNIGDPAAFDFQTPQYVKDALCKAIEEDNNYYSPSEGRLELREAIVRKEKRVNNVDITADNVIITEGISEGIQMILAALVERGDEILFPGPTYPPYISYTRFFDGTPVAYETIEEEGWQPNIDDLRSKISPKTRAIVITNPNNPTGSVYSAKMIKEMLDIAGEHNLPVLSDEIYDQLTYEKEFVSTAYLSKDVPVVGLNGFSKVYQMTGWRLGYMYFKGEGKQLDDLRLGVEKQCRIRLCANTPVQIAGAAALNGPQDFVKGIVDRLRERRDFAWKRLNEIEGITTTKPEGAFYIFPKIHAIGKRWKSDMEFVVELLKETGVLIVNGSGFDPVYGKDHVRVVFLPPIKELDEAFNALERFMKKKEKKVVHGQVGYG; encoded by the coding sequence ATGAAAAAGGAAAACGGCAATAAAAACGTGCTGAGAAAGGCATTTGTGCGCTCAAGAAAAAGTATAATAGCCCTTGCTGCACCGTTTACTGTTAGGAAGATTTATTTTTTGGACTATACAAGTGTTGTGGCTATAGGTAACACTACTTTGGCGCACGTAAAGGTAACCAGCCGAGCAAGCAACATCGAATATGCCATACGGGACGTCATAGCGCACACTGAGCATTTAGTTAAGAACGGCAAAAAAATCTACTACTTAAACATCGGTGACCCCGCAGCGTTTGATTTTCAAACACCACAGTACGTTAAAGACGCGCTCTGCAAAGCAATCGAAGAAGACAACAATTACTATTCACCCAGCGAGGGCAGGCTTGAACTCAGAGAGGCAATCGTCAGAAAAGAGAAGAGAGTAAACAACGTAGACATCACCGCAGACAACGTGATAATCACCGAAGGCATCTCAGAGGGCATCCAAATGATTCTGGCAGCGCTCGTCGAGAGAGGCGATGAGATTCTCTTTCCAGGCCCAACCTATCCGCCGTATATTTCGTACACTCGGTTCTTTGACGGCACCCCCGTCGCCTACGAAACCATCGAAGAAGAAGGCTGGCAACCTAACATCGACGATTTGCGAAGCAAAATCTCACCTAAAACGCGCGCTATAGTAATCACTAACCCAAACAATCCTACTGGCAGCGTTTACAGCGCCAAGATGATAAAGGAAATGCTTGACATAGCAGGCGAACATAACCTGCCCGTGCTTTCCGACGAGATTTACGACCAGTTAACTTACGAGAAAGAATTCGTCAGCACCGCGTATCTCTCCAAAGACGTGCCAGTGGTGGGACTAAATGGGTTCTCAAAAGTTTACCAGATGACTGGCTGGCGTCTCGGCTACATGTACTTTAAAGGCGAAGGCAAACAACTCGATGACCTGCGGTTAGGCGTTGAGAAGCAATGCAGAATCCGCCTGTGTGCAAACACGCCTGTGCAGATAGCTGGAGCAGCAGCACTCAACGGTCCACAGGATTTTGTGAAGGGCATTGTTGACCGCCTAAGAGAGCGTCGGGATTTCGCTTGGAAGCGGCTAAACGAAATCGAAGGCATCACTACGACCAAACCTGAAGGCGCATTCTACATATTCCCGAAGATTCATGCAATCGGCAAAAGATGGAAATCTGACATGGAGTTTGTGGTGGAATTGCTCAAAGAAACAGGCGTTCTCATCGTTAACGGTTCAGGCTTCGACCCAGTCTACGGCAAAGACCACGTTCGAGTGGTGTTTCTGCCGCCGATAAAAGAACTAGACGAAGCGTTCAACGCATTAGAGCGGTTCATGAAAAAGAAAGAAAAGAAAGTCGTCCACGGACAAGTGGGCTACGGCTAA
- the ilvE gene encoding branched-chain-amino-acid transaminase, with product MSSELQVYIDGEYYPKSKAKISVYDHGFLYGDGVFEGIREYNGVVFKLKEHIDRLYRSAHALTMQMPMTKEEMIKAVVETLRKNNLKDSYIRLVVTRGVGDLGLDPRKCPEPSVIIITDQISIRSGNAKETGVTAMFSWVRRNPVDATSHEIKSLNYLNSVMAKIEANACGVDEAICLEHNGCIAEGVGENIFIVKSGELLTPPTSTGALAGITADIIRELAAKLGIKLTVTNLTPFMIFTADEAFFTGTAMEVVPIREVNKRQIGTGKPGPITKKLMAEFQKVIEDPANGVKV from the coding sequence ATGAGCAGTGAATTGCAAGTCTACATTGACGGAGAATACTATCCGAAATCAAAGGCTAAAATCTCCGTCTATGACCACGGCTTCCTCTACGGCGACGGCGTCTTCGAAGGCATCCGCGAGTACAACGGTGTTGTGTTCAAGCTAAAAGAGCACATTGACCGCCTGTACCGTTCAGCCCACGCTTTAACAATGCAGATGCCGATGACAAAAGAGGAAATGATAAAAGCCGTCGTTGAAACCCTCAGAAAAAACAACTTAAAAGACAGTTACATACGCTTGGTCGTAACTCGCGGTGTCGGCGATTTAGGGTTAGACCCGCGCAAGTGCCCCGAGCCCTCAGTAATAATCATAACTGACCAAATTTCCATCAGGTCTGGAAACGCTAAAGAAACTGGTGTCACCGCCATGTTTTCATGGGTACGCAGAAACCCAGTTGACGCAACGTCGCATGAGATAAAATCGCTCAACTACCTAAACAGCGTCATGGCAAAAATCGAAGCCAACGCATGCGGCGTTGACGAAGCCATCTGCCTAGAACATAACGGTTGCATCGCTGAAGGCGTTGGAGAAAACATCTTCATCGTCAAAAGCGGTGAACTACTGACGCCGCCGACTTCGACAGGAGCGCTTGCAGGAATCACCGCTGACATCATCAGAGAACTCGCCGCTAAACTTGGCATAAAGCTGACAGTGACCAATCTAACGCCGTTTATGATTTTCACTGCTGACGAAGCCTTCTTTACTGGAACAGCCATGGAAGTTGTTCCCATACGAGAAGTCAACAAACGCCAAATCGGCACAGGCAAACCTGGACCAATCACAAAGAAGTTGATGGCTGAGTTTCAGAAAGTAATCGAAGACCCAGCAAACGGCGTAAAAGTCTAA
- a CDS encoding threonine--tRNA ligase, producing the protein MRILQLHSNFIVFTPIEKEIASAEEAEKKENRLEEIVVLFTAIEEGDNTAMAKKAIDDVRAFLGKLKVNRILIYPFAHLSSNLSKPSEALKTIKDMEAYAKEKGIETFRAPFGWNKQFTISIKGHPLAEQARSYAPAPVEAEAKTPSEGAKKEEEPVSAALKAEDTMKSYWHILQTDGSLVPIEEFKFKGHTNLQKFSQYEIKKTRAVTVMPPHVPLMKRLEIADYEPGSDPGNIRWYPKGRMIKSLLEQYVSARVAEYGGMEVETPLMYDFNHPSLSSYLNRFPARQYVLKSEDKELFLRFAACFGQFLMAHDAQFSYKQMPIKLYELTRYSFRREKSGEVVGLKRLRAFTMPDCHALCTDLEQAKKEFMVRFNLCIDVLSNIGLEKSDYEIAMRFTKDFYAEHKDFITELAQAFGKPILAEVWNERFFYFALKWDLNFVDNQDKAAALSTDQIDVENAKRYEITYVDEKGEKQYPLILHCSPSGAIERDIYALLEKAYREQMAGKAPMLPLWLSPTQVRLIPLSDKFLDKVEALAQQISSHCIRVDIDDSAATLQKKIREAEQEWVPYIIVVGEREIESSMLSVRDRELKGKQENMTVDQLITKVSGKIAGKPFKPLPLPMYLSKRPQFHG; encoded by the coding sequence ATGCGAATACTACAATTACACAGTAACTTTATAGTTTTCACACCAATCGAAAAAGAAATCGCTTCCGCAGAGGAAGCTGAGAAAAAAGAAAACCGCCTAGAAGAAATCGTCGTATTATTCACCGCCATAGAAGAAGGCGACAACACCGCCATGGCGAAAAAAGCCATCGATGACGTTAGGGCGTTTCTGGGTAAACTTAAGGTTAACCGCATACTCATTTACCCGTTCGCTCACCTAAGCAGCAACCTCTCAAAGCCCTCAGAAGCACTAAAAACAATCAAGGACATGGAAGCCTACGCAAAAGAGAAAGGCATCGAAACTTTCCGCGCGCCATTCGGTTGGAACAAACAATTCACAATCTCAATCAAGGGGCATCCCCTAGCTGAACAAGCCAGAAGCTACGCGCCAGCCCCCGTCGAGGCAGAAGCAAAAACCCCAAGTGAAGGCGCCAAAAAAGAGGAAGAACCAGTTTCTGCGGCGCTCAAAGCCGAAGACACGATGAAGTCTTACTGGCATATCTTGCAAACCGATGGCTCACTGGTACCGATTGAGGAATTCAAGTTTAAGGGTCACACGAACTTACAAAAGTTCTCCCAGTATGAAATCAAGAAGACCCGCGCCGTGACGGTGATGCCGCCTCATGTGCCTTTGATGAAGCGGCTTGAAATCGCCGATTACGAGCCGGGCAGTGACCCAGGCAACATTCGCTGGTACCCTAAAGGGCGCATGATTAAGTCGCTTCTTGAGCAATACGTTAGCGCTCGTGTTGCAGAGTACGGCGGCATGGAAGTTGAAACGCCCCTCATGTACGATTTTAACCATCCAAGCCTGTCCAGTTACCTCAACCGTTTTCCTGCACGCCAATACGTGCTTAAGTCCGAAGACAAGGAACTTTTCTTGCGTTTTGCAGCGTGCTTTGGGCAATTTTTGATGGCTCACGATGCTCAGTTCAGCTACAAACAGATGCCCATCAAACTCTACGAGTTAACACGTTACAGTTTCAGGCGAGAAAAGAGCGGTGAAGTCGTGGGCTTAAAACGGTTACGCGCGTTTACGATGCCTGATTGCCATGCGCTTTGCACTGACCTTGAACAAGCCAAAAAAGAGTTCATGGTGCGCTTTAACCTCTGCATAGACGTGTTAAGCAACATCGGCTTAGAAAAGAGCGATTACGAGATTGCCATGCGCTTCACCAAAGACTTCTACGCTGAACACAAAGACTTCATAACCGAACTTGCACAAGCTTTCGGGAAGCCTATTTTGGCTGAGGTTTGGAACGAGCGGTTCTTCTATTTCGCGCTCAAATGGGACCTAAACTTTGTTGACAACCAAGACAAAGCCGCAGCGCTCAGCACTGACCAAATCGATGTGGAAAACGCTAAACGCTACGAAATAACCTACGTGGACGAAAAAGGCGAAAAACAGTACCCGCTGATATTGCATTGCAGTCCGAGCGGTGCCATTGAACGGGACATTTACGCGTTGCTTGAGAAGGCTTACCGTGAACAGATGGCGGGCAAAGCGCCGATGCTTCCGCTGTGGCTCTCGCCGACGCAGGTTAGGCTTATTCCGCTTTCTGACAAGTTCCTCGACAAAGTTGAGGCTCTTGCCCAGCAAATCAGTTCGCACTGCATCCGAGTTGACATTGATGATTCTGCGGCGACTTTGCAGAAGAAAATCCGTGAAGCTGAGCAGGAGTGGGTGCCCTACATCATTGTTGTGGGCGAGCGGGAGATTGAGTCGAGCATGCTGTCGGTTCGTGACCGTGAACTCAAGGGTAAACAGGAAAACATGACCGTTGACCAACTAATCACCAAAGTTTCAGGGAAAATTGCTGGTAAACCTTTCAAGCCTCTGCCGTTGCCGATGTACCTGTCTAAACGTCCACAATTCCACGGCTGA
- a CDS encoding carbohydrate kinase family protein produces the protein MGAIISDLAVVGHFSIDTILLPTRTAPFVVVGGAVTYTSLIARRLGSTVKVYSRVGEDFPEAYLWWLKKEGVNVSNVHKVVGEKTTRFELCYNKDLSSRILTLKCKGSPLTVDDLPSGAAAKAIHIAPIANEISSEAVEHLKKCADVISLDPQGIVRSFDENGAVTNTAKIDNHILSLVNIYKSTADEIYALTGTSELKPAIKAVHDFGVETVIVTRGVRGALLSVDGAFYDIPACSSNVIVDPTGAGDVFIGAFLSEYLKQKESLWCAAVGCAAASQVLEGIGPTFFGKKEEIYQRAQSLYEKELKQ, from the coding sequence ATGGGTGCTATCATTTCTGATTTGGCAGTGGTTGGTCACTTCTCAATTGACACAATTCTGTTGCCGACCAGAACAGCGCCCTTTGTTGTGGTAGGCGGGGCAGTCACCTACACTTCTCTTATCGCAAGACGCTTAGGCTCAACTGTAAAAGTTTATTCCAGAGTAGGGGAAGACTTTCCTGAAGCGTACCTTTGGTGGCTCAAGAAAGAAGGCGTTAACGTTTCAAATGTTCATAAAGTTGTAGGTGAAAAAACTACACGTTTTGAACTTTGTTATAACAAAGACTTGTCAAGTCGCATCTTGACGCTAAAATGCAAGGGCTCACCGCTCACCGTGGACGATTTGCCTTCAGGCGCCGCCGCTAAGGCTATTCACATTGCACCCATAGCAAACGAAATCTCAAGCGAGGCTGTTGAACACTTAAAGAAATGTGCTGATGTTATCTCTCTTGACCCTCAAGGTATAGTGCGGAGTTTTGATGAAAACGGCGCCGTAACTAACACGGCAAAAATTGACAACCATATTCTTAGCCTTGTGAACATTTACAAGTCAACAGCAGACGAAATCTACGCTTTAACTGGAACATCTGAACTCAAACCAGCCATAAAGGCAGTTCACGACTTTGGCGTAGAAACCGTCATCGTAACAAGAGGCGTAAGGGGCGCATTGCTCTCGGTTGATGGCGCATTTTATGACATTCCAGCTTGCTCATCAAACGTAATCGTTGACCCTACAGGCGCAGGAGACGTTTTCATAGGAGCATTCCTCAGCGAATACCTAAAACAAAAAGAATCCCTATGGTGCGCGGCAGTAGGGTGTGCAGCCGCTTCGCAGGTTCTTGAGGGAATTGGACCTACTTTCTTTGGTAAAAAAGAAGAAATTTATCAAAGAGCACAGTCTTTGTATGAAAAGGAACTTAAGCAATAG
- a CDS encoding alpha/beta hydrolase: MVERGVFKNGVPYIRFGKGEKLLLVFSGGPGNYLSGLMSKQFSFLSKKYTIYMMSRKSDLPEGYSTADMAEDFAVVIRDEFNGGPVDVIGESYGGLIALQLAADHPELVRRLVIAMSAYRFSKEGAELDMHFAELASQGRTREAFRSLAPMMVGGRLKVRFLKFFTSLFGSSTLQKPKCPADLLVEGKAEIAHDCKNKLSQIVASTLVVAGDRDYFCPVELLRETAAGIPNSKLIIYEGKGHMVSSKKFNEDVLVFLSG; this comes from the coding sequence TTGGTTGAGAGAGGGGTTTTCAAGAATGGGGTTCCCTACATTCGCTTCGGCAAAGGCGAGAAGCTTCTTTTGGTTTTTAGCGGTGGACCAGGCAACTACCTCTCAGGCTTAATGTCAAAGCAGTTCAGTTTCCTAAGCAAGAAATATACCATTTACATGATGTCTCGCAAGAGTGATTTGCCTGAAGGTTACTCTACTGCGGACATGGCTGAGGATTTTGCAGTAGTCATCAGAGACGAGTTTAACGGTGGACCAGTTGACGTTATCGGCGAATCATACGGAGGGTTGATTGCTTTGCAGTTAGCAGCTGACCATCCAGAGCTTGTCCGTCGTTTAGTAATAGCTATGTCAGCTTACCGCTTCAGCAAAGAAGGTGCCGAATTGGACATGCATTTTGCCGAGTTGGCTAGTCAAGGCAGGACAAGAGAGGCATTTCGCAGTTTAGCCCCTATGATGGTTGGTGGGAGACTAAAGGTAAGGTTTCTAAAGTTTTTTACAAGCCTTTTTGGCTCAAGCACGCTCCAAAAGCCCAAATGTCCTGCTGACCTGTTGGTTGAAGGCAAGGCTGAAATTGCGCATGACTGCAAAAATAAGCTTTCCCAAATTGTTGCGTCTACTCTTGTGGTTGCTGGTGACCGCGATTATTTTTGTCCTGTTGAGCTACTCCGTGAAACCGCGGCTGGAATACCGAACTCTAAGCTAATCATCTACGAAGGCAAAGGTCACATGGTGTCAAGTAAAAAGTTTAACGAAGACGTTCTTGTTTTCTTAAGCGGTTAA
- a CDS encoding FAD-dependent oxidoreductase, whose product MARRIIVIGANAAGVEAASAARKKDRTAEITLVTQEKTAGYSRCGLPFVIGGHIASFRDLIVYPPAYFQMLKLNLRTETKATAINTKEKTVTVQTKEGAAETLPYDSLVIATGADAFMPPIKGREKQGILSLRSIEDGEKIDEAVKAGAKSAVIMGAGLIGLEVGVGLIEHGLTVTIVEMLPQILPQLLDADMAKLVQEHLQEKGMKILTSKSVEEFLGDEKVTAVMAGGEKIEADMFISAFGVRANTKLAVEAGITLGESRAIKTNGRMETDVKDVYAVGDCAEAPNIITHKPMCAQLGTIAVRQGKVAGVNAAGDYSQFGGVLASAVTRLFEIEAGNTGLTETAAARNRIEVVTGAITSKTKADYFPGAKPIKVKLVVEKESQRIVGGQVIGGEEVTQRINCLSFAIQKGMTVRELAKADTAYAPPLCETWEPMVLAAEMVLMKLR is encoded by the coding sequence ATGGCTAGACGCATAATCGTCATCGGAGCTAACGCTGCAGGTGTTGAAGCAGCCTCAGCCGCACGCAAGAAAGACCGCACCGCAGAAATTACCCTTGTAACCCAAGAGAAAACTGCTGGTTACTCACGTTGTGGTTTACCGTTCGTTATCGGCGGGCACATTGCGTCATTTAGGGATTTAATTGTTTATCCACCCGCATATTTCCAGATGCTCAAGCTTAACTTGCGCACTGAAACCAAAGCCACGGCAATCAACACCAAAGAAAAAACCGTCACCGTCCAGACCAAAGAAGGCGCCGCTGAAACCTTGCCATACGATAGCCTCGTAATTGCAACTGGTGCAGACGCATTCATGCCGCCGATTAAAGGCAGAGAAAAACAAGGCATCTTAAGTCTCAGAAGCATTGAAGATGGCGAAAAAATCGATGAAGCCGTTAAAGCAGGCGCCAAATCAGCTGTCATCATGGGCGCTGGCTTAATTGGCTTAGAAGTTGGCGTAGGCTTAATTGAGCACGGCTTAACAGTTACTATTGTTGAAATGTTGCCGCAGATTTTGCCCCAGTTGCTTGACGCTGACATGGCAAAGCTTGTTCAAGAGCACCTTCAAGAGAAGGGCATGAAGATTCTTACGAGTAAAAGCGTGGAAGAATTCTTAGGCGACGAAAAAGTTACGGCTGTGATGGCTGGCGGCGAAAAAATTGAAGCTGACATGTTTATCAGTGCTTTTGGTGTGCGGGCTAACACGAAACTTGCTGTTGAGGCAGGCATAACGCTTGGTGAATCACGCGCTATCAAGACTAATGGCAGAATGGAAACTGATGTCAAAGACGTTTATGCTGTTGGCGATTGCGCTGAAGCACCAAACATCATAACTCACAAACCCATGTGTGCACAACTCGGCACAATCGCTGTTCGGCAAGGCAAGGTTGCAGGTGTCAACGCTGCAGGAGACTACTCGCAGTTTGGCGGCGTCCTAGCTTCGGCAGTTACGCGTCTCTTTGAGATTGAGGCAGGTAACACGGGTTTAACTGAAACTGCTGCCGCACGCAACCGCATCGAAGTTGTCACAGGAGCAATAACCAGCAAGACCAAAGCGGACTATTTCCCAGGCGCCAAACCAATAAAAGTCAAGCTTGTCGTCGAGAAAGAATCCCAGCGCATCGTGGGGGGGCAAGTTATAGGCGGAGAAGAAGTTACTCAACGCATAAACTGCCTCAGTTTCGCCATCCAAAAAGGTATGACAGTACGTGAACTTGCAAAAGCGGACACTGCCTATGCGCCACCGCTCTGCGAAACATGGGAGCCAATGGTGCTTGCGGCTGAAATGGTTTTAATGAAGCTGCGGTAA
- the gcvH gene encoding glycine cleavage system protein GcvH produces the protein MVKVEAYEVPEGLYFSKDFEWVKIEGDKVRIGITDYAQKSLREIVYAELPSAGSEVKQNEPYGTLESVKAVSDLVAPVSGTIEEVNDEVQSKPETLNEDPYEKGWLLVVKPSNLQAELANLMDFIKAVEWHKAQAAGQC, from the coding sequence ATGGTAAAAGTTGAAGCATACGAAGTGCCAGAAGGCCTCTATTTCTCGAAAGATTTTGAATGGGTAAAAATCGAAGGAGACAAAGTCCGTATCGGTATAACTGACTACGCACAAAAGTCACTGCGTGAGATTGTTTACGCTGAACTTCCAAGCGCAGGAAGCGAAGTTAAACAAAACGAGCCGTATGGAACCCTAGAATCCGTAAAAGCTGTTTCAGACCTTGTTGCGCCAGTCAGCGGAACCATCGAAGAAGTCAACGATGAAGTTCAATCTAAACCAGAAACACTAAACGAAGACCCCTACGAAAAAGGCTGGTTACTGGTCGTTAAACCCTCAAACCTGCAAGCAGAACTCGCCAACCTAATGGACTTCATCAAAGCAGTTGAATGGCACAAAGCTCAAGCTGCTGGGCAATGCTAA
- a CDS encoding inositol-3-phosphate synthase has protein sequence MPEIRVAIVGVGNSASALIQGTQYYKNAKPDTTVPGLMHVNFGGYHISDIKFVAAFEVNKDKIGKDLSEAIWIKPNCCEKFADVPNLGVKVSPGIILDGVAPHMRQTFNVYDDSKTTKESIVNILKETRTHVLVNYLPVGSHDAVRFYAQCAIDAGCAFVNCMPEFIGSDKSGEWPKRFENAGLPVLGDDIKSQVGATILHRTLVRLCLDRGVIVDETYQLNLGGDTDFQNMTVENRLKSKRISKTEAVTSLVPYELPTRIGPSDFVGFLDNKKICYISLKGRKFGDRPINISVKLEVEDSPNSAGVVIDLIRAAKIALDRKIAGALLSMPAYAFKHPPIQIPDNQARQWTEEWIAGKRER, from the coding sequence ATGCCTGAAATTCGAGTAGCAATAGTTGGCGTTGGCAACAGCGCATCAGCCCTAATACAAGGAACACAATACTACAAAAACGCAAAACCAGACACCACAGTCCCAGGGCTCATGCACGTCAACTTTGGCGGCTATCACATAAGCGATATAAAATTTGTCGCGGCTTTTGAAGTTAACAAAGACAAAATCGGAAAAGACCTCTCAGAAGCCATCTGGATAAAACCCAACTGTTGCGAAAAATTCGCAGATGTCCCCAACTTAGGTGTCAAAGTATCGCCTGGAATCATTCTCGACGGCGTAGCACCCCACATGCGGCAAACATTCAACGTTTACGACGACAGCAAAACCACCAAAGAAAGCATTGTCAACATTCTAAAGGAAACAAGAACTCACGTTCTCGTCAACTACCTCCCAGTTGGTAGCCACGACGCAGTCCGATTTTACGCTCAATGCGCAATTGATGCAGGATGCGCTTTCGTGAACTGTATGCCCGAATTTATCGGCAGCGACAAATCGGGCGAGTGGCCAAAAAGATTCGAAAACGCAGGCTTACCCGTCCTTGGCGACGACATCAAAAGCCAAGTCGGCGCAACCATCCTGCACCGTACGCTTGTACGTTTATGCCTAGACAGAGGCGTAATCGTTGACGAAACTTACCAGCTTAACCTCGGCGGCGACACCGACTTTCAAAATATGACCGTGGAGAACCGCTTAAAATCCAAACGCATCAGCAAAACCGAAGCAGTCACCAGCCTTGTCCCATACGAGCTTCCCACACGCATTGGTCCCTCAGACTTCGTCGGCTTTCTAGACAACAAGAAAATCTGTTATATCTCGCTTAAAGGCAGAAAATTCGGCGACCGCCCCATCAACATCAGCGTTAAACTAGAAGTCGAAGATTCACCAAACAGCGCAGGAGTCGTAATTGATCTCATCCGCGCAGCAAAAATCGCTTTGGACCGCAAAATCGCAGGCGCCTTGCTTAGTATGCCTGCTTACGCGTTTAAGCACCCGCCAATTCAAATCCCCGACAACCAAGCTCGCCAATGGACAGAAGAGTGGATAGCAGGCAAACGCGAACGATAA